The genomic segment ACTTCGGGGAGAAACTTCAAGGCAACAAAGCGGCCCAAGGAGGTGTCCTCGGCCCTGTAGACGACACCCATCCCTCCGCCGCCCAGTTTCTCAATGATCCTGTAGTGCGATACGATCTTGCCGACCATGGAGAATCCCTCCACTGGCAATTCCCGCACTGCAATCAGAACGACCTGAATTTGCAGCGATTATAGTCGACTCGGGTCAGCCCTGGTTAGCCGAATCCGCAGCACTTGCGCGAATGCGTCGGCCACCGGAAACTGGCAAGCTCCCAAGATGTGGCGTTCGCGTCAATAAGGAGCCAAAACCTCCGCGACGCGGTAAACGGCCTACTCGGGCTGGGATGACACCTGAGGGGATATTGACACGAACAGGACTTTCAGCACTAAAACGTTGGCACGATCTAGTGTTGCAATGGGAGTCGGGCAGCTTCGCCATTTCGAGAAACATTCACAATCTTTGAATTTTTAAAAATAGAGACATAAAGATTCACTGCCTCCTCGGCCTGGGCGTCGAACCACAGGAATGGGGTGATTTTTTGCATAAAGTCCCTTAACGGAGCGAATCGTGGCATCCACGTTCTCGACCTGAATGGTGTTGACCATTGGTTGACGTGGAACCAGAGATTCCTACCGCTCAGCAAGTGGAAATCCTGCAGTCGTGGGATTGGCAGAGATCCGGTGCGCGGCAATGGTGATTGCCGCCAGCCCCGCAAGTGCCCAGGCCAACCTCGACGCGCCCCTGCCCACGGCTGCCCTCCATGGAACATTCCAGGCCGAGTATTCCCGCCATCAGCACAGGATTCAATCTCGCCAAACGCCGACCGCAGACTTCCGGCCAACGGCTGCCGGATTCCTATCGGCTTTACTCCTGCCGAAGTGCCTCAACGGGCTCAATATGCGTCGCACGCCTGGCGGGCAAGTACCCGGCGATCAGCCCGACGCATGCCAAAATGAGCGCGACTGCCGCAAATGTCAACGGGTCCGTCGCGCTGACATTGAACAACATCCCGGACATTAGCCTCGTCAGGAAGAGACTGCCGGCAAGGCCGATCGCCACGCCGATGATGACCAGTCCAAGGCTGTGCTGGATCACCATGCGCAGTATCCGCCCGCGGCTTGCGCCGAGCGCCATGCGAATGCCCAGCTCTCGAGTCCTCCGTACGACCGAGTATGAAATCACTCCATAAACCCCGGCCGCCGCGAGCAACATGGCTATACCCGCAAACGCAGCCAGAAGCCACGTCGACAATCGCCGCCGCGCCATAGAGTTCGACATCAGATCATCCATCGTACGGAT from the Terriglobia bacterium genome contains:
- a CDS encoding VOC family protein, which codes for MQKITPFLWFDAQAEEAVNLYVSIFKNSKIVNVSRNGEAARLPLQH